A window from Cryptomeria japonica chromosome 1, Sugi_1.0, whole genome shotgun sequence encodes these proteins:
- the LOC131053696 gene encoding uncharacterized protein LOC131053696, with protein sequence METLVLKSSEMTVNSTESEIECSLCGDVGLKEQLFKCASCLSRYQHTRLYPNIDLERFSCEWCSSGVIEMVKTQVYNSGLNEFISDKLQSISECKQINALTRVEVRGGKCKEKSDLFVSFNGRKQCQTKEKPKLHIHARRRYKRLADLNF encoded by the exons ATGGAAACTCTGGTGCTAAAATCCAGTGAAATGACTGTGAACAGCACTGAATCGGAGATTGAGTGCAGCCTCTGTGGTGATGTGGGTTTGAAAGAGCAGCTCTTCAAATGCGCCTCCTGTTTATCCAGATATCAGCACAC TAGATTGTATCCAAATATAGATTTGGAGCGTTTTTCATGCGAATGGTGCAGCTCCGGAGTCATAGAAATGGTGAAAACGCAAGTTTATAACAGTGGGTTGAATGAATTTATCTCAGACAAACTGCAAAGTATTTCAGAGTGCAAACAGATCAATGCATTAACAAGGGTTGAGGTAAGAGGAGGAAAATGCAAAGAGAAATCAGATCTGTTTGTTTCTTTTAATGGAAGAAAGCAGTGTCAGACGAAGGAAAAGCCCAAACTGCATATTCATGCTCGGCGCCGCTATAAACGCCTTGCAGATTTGAATTTCTAA